One Xiphophorus maculatus strain JP 163 A chromosome 9, X_maculatus-5.0-male, whole genome shotgun sequence DNA segment encodes these proteins:
- the LOC102235522 gene encoding volume-regulated anion channel subunit LRRC8C-like — MIPVMEFRQFSEQQPAFRVLKPWWDVFTEYLSVVMLMIGVFGCTLQVMQDKIICLPHKVSSGSENICEVNRSIFLHLQSNFSNGEMRGVKNNLDLQQYSFINQMCYEKALHWYAKYFPYLVLIHTLVFMVCSNFWFKFPGSSSKIEHFISMLSKCFDSPWTTRALSEVSGENPEEKDQKKSGTSRSTTPLSPEESSLEKTQSLRSIPEKIVVDKPSASVLDKKEGEQAKALFEKVKKFRLHVEEGDILYLMYVRQTVFKVLKFLVIIAYNSFLVNKVHNRVCCEVKEIQDVTGYTVFECNHTMAHLFSKLSYCYLFLVAIYGLTSLYTSYWLFYRSLKEYSFEYVRHETGISDIPDVKNDFAFMLHMIDQYDPLYSKRFAVFLSEVSENKLKQLNLNHEWTPDKLRQRLQTNQNNRLELQLFMLPGLPDTVFELTELQSLKLEIINNVTIPASVSQLEDLQELSLYQCSLKLHTTATSFLKENLKVLRVKFDDNKELPNWMYVLRNLEELYLSGSLGPDASKNIVLESLRELKCLKTLYLKSNLTKIPQSIVDVSSHLQRLYLHNDGTKLVMLNNLKKMTSLIELELVRCDLERIPHAIFSLTSLQELDLKENNLRSIEEIVSFQHLRKLICLKLWHNGIMYIPEHIKKLSSLERLYFSHNKIEILPSHLFLCNKLRYLDVSHNDIRFIPPEIGVLQSLQYFSVTCNKLENLPDELFFCKKLKTVKLGKNSLSILSPKISYLTLLTHLELKGNHFEFLPQELGCCSALKRSGLIVEETLFETLPSDVRDQMKAE, encoded by the exons ATGATTCCTGTGATGGAATTCCGGCAGTTCTCTGAACAGCAGCCAGCGTTCAGAGTCCTGAAGCCGTGGTGGGATGTGTTCACAGAGTACCTGTCTGTCGTCATGCTGATGATTGGTGTGTTTGGATGCACTCTGCAG GTAATGCAAGACAAAATCATATGCCTTCCTCACAAAGTATCATCTGGCTCAGAGAACATTTGTGAAGTGAACAGGAGCATCTTCCTACATTTGCAGTCCAATTTCTCAAATGGAGAAATGAGAGGGGTGAAAAATAATCTGGATCTTCAGCAGTACAGTTTTATCAATCAGATGTGTTATGAGAAGGCTCTACATTGGTATGCCAAGTACTTTCCGTATTTGGTTCTCATCCACACACTGGTTTTCATGGTGTGTAGCAATTTCTGGTTTAAATTCCCTGGCTCAAGTTCAAAAATAGAGCATTTCATCTCAATGCTCAGCAAGTGCTTTGACTCCCCATGGACCACACGGGCATTGTCTGAGGTGTCCGGAGAGAATCCAGAGGAAAAAGACCAGAAAAAGAGCGGAACATCTAGGTCCACTACTCCATTGTCTCCTGAAGAAAGCAGTCTGGAGAAGACGCAGTCCCTCAGGTCTATTCCGGAAAAGATTGTGGTGGACAAGCCGTCAGCAAGTGTCCTTGATAAAAAAGAGGGGGAGCAAGCCAAGGCTCTGTTTGAAAAGGTAAAGAAGTTTCGACTACATGTGGAAGAGGGAGATATTCTTTACCTTATGTATGTTCGTCAGACTGTGTTTAAGGTCCTGAAATTTCTTGTGATCATTGCCTACAACAGCTTTCTAGTAAATAAAGTGCATAACAGAGTTTGTTGTGAAGTCAAGGAAATTCAAGACGTTACAGGATATACGGTGTTTGAATGTAATCACACCATGGCTCATCTGTTTTCCAAGCTGTCTTACTGTTACCTGTTTTTGGTGGCTATCTATGGATTAACAAGCCTCTACACTTCCTATTGGCTGTTTTACCGCTCACTTAAAGAGTATTCCTTTGAGTATGTGCGTCACGAAACCGGCATCAGTGACATCCCAGATGTTAAAAACGACTTTGCTTTCATGTTGCACATGATTGATCAGTATGACCCGCTGTATTCCAAGAGGTTTGCTGTTTTCCTCTCAGAAGTCAGTGAGAACAAGCTGAAACAGCTCAATCTGAACCACGAGTGGACCCCAGATAAACTGCGTCAGAGACTTCagacaaaccaaaacaataGACTTGAACTTCAGCTCTTCATGCTCCCTGGTCTACCCGATACCGTCTTTGAGTTGACGGAGCTGCAGTCACTCAAGCTTGAGATCATCAACAATGTCACCATCCCTGCATCAGTCTCTCAGCTGGAAGACCTCCAGGAGCTGTCTCTCTACCAGTGCTCTTTGAAGCTGCACACAACTGCTACTTCTTTCCTAAAAGAGAACCTGAAAGTGCTTCGTGTCAAGTTTGACGACAATAAGGAACTTCCGAATTGGATGTACGTTCTGCGGAACCTAGAAGAGCTCTACTTGTCTGGATCCCTCGGTCCTGATGCTTCAAAGAATATCGTTCTTGAGTCTCTTCGTGAGCTTAAGTGTCTGAAAACTCTCTATCTTAAGAGCAATTTGACCAAAATCCCACAGTCAATCGTGGACGTGTCAAGTCATCTGCAGAGGCTGTACTTGCACAATGATGGAACAAAGCTTGTAATGCTCAACAATCTGAAAAAGATGACGAGCCTGATTGAGTTGGAGCTTGTGCGTTGTGATCTTGAACGCATTCCACATGCAATCTTCAGCCTGACAAGCCTACAGGAACTTgacctgaaagaaaacaacctTCGCTCCATCGAGGAGATTGTCAGCTTCCAGCATCTCCGAAAGCTCATTTGTCTCAAGCTGTGGCACAACGGCATCATGTACATCCCAGAGCATATCAAAAAGCTCAGCAGCCTGGAGCGCCTTTACTTCAGCCACAATAAGATTGAAATCTTACCCTCACATCTATTCTTGTGCAACAAGCTGCGCTACCTTGATGTATCCCACAATGACATCCGATTCATCCCTCCCGAAATCGGAGTACTTCAGAGTCTGCAGTACTTCTCCGTCACATGTAACAAACTTGAAAACCTTCCAGATGAACTGTTCTTTTGCAAAAAGCTCAAAACAGTAAAGCTGGGCAAGAACTCACTCTCCATCCTCTCACCAAAGATTTCTTACCTCACTCTGCTGACCCACTTGGAGCTCAAAGGCAACCACTTTGAGTTCCTGCCACAAGAGCTGGGTTGCTGTAGTGCTTTGAAGCGTAGTGGCCTTATAGTGGAAGAGACACTGTTTGAGACTCTGCCTTCAGATGTAAGGGACCAAATGAAGGCTGAGTGA